In the Rhinoraja longicauda isolate Sanriku21f chromosome 40, sRhiLon1.1, whole genome shotgun sequence genome, one interval contains:
- the LOC144611318 gene encoding protein Tob2-like gives MHLEIKVALNFIISYLYNKLPRRRADLFGEELERLLKQKYEGHWYLEKPLKGSGYRCVHIGETVDPIIEQAARRSGLDIEDIRANVPQELSLWIDPFEVSYQIGEKGAVKVLYMDDNESAELDKEIKSSFNPEAQVFTPITDQGNSLSNSPSPSFGNSVSPTFIPRSAQPITFTTAAFAATKFGSTKMKTGGRRMARSPTNGLVKQKGLSTSMHSLVLSSSQIPPSSLSPNAKEFVYPGSLGLYFGNENQSSSGPAPFPNAFEVPPIFNNNNLGEKAPFVEGLDFNLNTMQYPNQPFQPVVLAN, from the coding sequence ATGCATTTGGAGATCAAAGTGGCTTTAAATTTCATAATCTCCTACCTGTACAACAAGTTACCCCGGCGACGTGCAGACCTCTTTGGGGAGGAGCTGGAGCGGCTGCTGAAACAGAAATATGAGGGCCACTGGTATCTAGAAAAGCCCCTGAAGGGATCGGGGTACAGGTGTGTCCATATCGGAGAGACTGTGGATCCTATCATCGAGCAGGCTGCAAGGAGGAGCGGGTTGGATATAGAAGATATTCGCGCCAATGTCCCCCAAGAGTTGAGCCTTTGGATTGATCCGTTCGAGGTGTCCTATCAGATTGGTGAGAAGGGGGCTGTGAAGGTCCTGTACATGGACGACAATGAGAGCGCGGAgttggacaaggagataaagagcaGCTTTAACCCGGAAGCCCAGGTTTTCACACCTATCACTGACCAGGGCAACTCTTTGTCTAATTCCCCGTCTCCATCCTTTGGCAATTCGGTGAGCCCCACTTTCATCCCGAGGTCGGCTCAGCCAATCACATTCACCACGGCAGCCTTTGCTGCCACCAAATTTGGGTCCACCAAGATGAAAACTGGAGGCCGCCGAATGGCCCGCTCCCCGACCAACGGCTTGGTGAAGCAGAAGGGTTTGTCCACATCCATGCACTCGCTGGTCCTCAGCAGCAGCCAGATCCCACCATCCTCCCTTTCTCCCAACGCCAAGGAGTTTGTCTACCCAGGTTCACTGGGCTTGTACTTCGGGAATGAGAACCAGTCGTCCTCTGGCCCAGCGCCATTCCCCAATGCCTTTGAGGTGCCACCCATCTTCAATAACAACAACCTGGGCGAGAAAGCCCCGTTTGTGGAAGGACTCGACTTCAACTTGAATACCATGCAGTATCCGAACCAGCCATTTCAGCCAGTGGTCTTGGCAAACTAA